The Brachyhypopomus gauderio isolate BG-103 chromosome 1, BGAUD_0.2, whole genome shotgun sequence genome includes the window GCTTCTGAACTGGAggctcttcgtctttgtcaacACTGTTCTTGAAGGGGTCAGTGAGAGAAAACTTTGGAGGACtgtggagagaatgagagaaagcaACGGGTGATGAGAGGAATTAACAAAGATAAGCATACAGAACACCATAGCACCACGCCCCACTGTGGCACAGCTCTATAAGTCTTGCGGAAAGTCCTGCAGGAAGTATCAGAGACCTGATGGGTGTGCGCGGGCTGCTGTTATGTCGGCGGATGGGTCGGGATCGTGGCTCTAACGAGAACCCTTCTTTCAGACTCTCCAGCACCGAGGGGGCCACATACGTGAAGccctatcatacacacacacacacacacacacacacacacacattatcagCAGGCCTTGCAACCCATGGCAACACGTGTTTTAGTTTGATGTAGGGATTGGAATGATGATTAATATCAGGACAAATGGTTACGTGTCATTTCATTTAAGAAATGTGTGAATCatataatttattgtttttttttggtatGAAAGCCCCTAGaagagtgttggggtgtgtgtgtgtgtgtgtgtgtgtgtgtgtgtgtgtgtctcacagcaAAAGCATGATCAGCACTGCCACTCAGGGTTACATCATCGGGGCTGTCCACAGGAGTCTGTCTGGTGAAGCGACTGTCGAACTGACTGACGTCCTCTTCTGAATGCTGCAGGTGGCAGTGGAAAGAGAAAGATAGCGCAGAGacaggcttttattttgaaattactACACTACTCTCGAGATCTATGGCAGGACAGCTGAAATTTTGCTAAACTGGCATTCATTGAAATGATGTGCACCACATAAACAAACTTAATCACTGACTTGCACTACCCAGAAAACCACAGGCAGGGTTACTCCTGTCTACTGTATGTGCTAATGACATCCAATGGGATGAGACCACAACCAAATCTGTGGACACTCAGAAAAAACTTGTTTAGTTTTGCGGGACCCTGAGCCTCCCGAGGAGACGGACAACAGATAGAAATTGACACTGGGAGTGAACAGATgatggagagagaagaaaaagcaCAGGCATTGCAGGGATGGAAAGTTAGAACCGCAGTACCAGCGGAGGCCTGTAGGGGGGCTCCAGGCGCTTGTTCAGCAGGTCATCCCAGCCGATGTGTCGGAAGAAAGGATGCTTCTGCAAGATGCAAGGGTAAAATAGGTTTAtgaaagcaaacaaaaataactgTAATCCAACCTGAGATTTTCTATGATTCTTTAtgatatatactgtgtgtgtgtgtgtgtgtgtgtgtgtgtgtgtgtgtgtgtgtgtgtggagcatatTGCTAGCAGGTACCTGTATATCAGAGCAGTCAGCCTTTCCAGAGCCCAACCTCTGAGATGGGTTCTTCTTCAAAAGCTGTGAAGTGAAAAATTATGGTAAAAAAGGTATTTTTCTGGAACAAAAAATACAGGTGCGGAGAAGGGGAGTACACCCCGCTGAGTCCAGACCTTTTTGATCATGTCTCTAGCATCAGGCGTGAGGTATGGGGGAAGGGAGAGTTTACACTTCAGGATTTTGTCGATGGTCTTCTTCCTGTTTTCAGCCGTGAATGGAGGCTAAGAGTGAAAAACAAAAGAGAAACTCTCCTTTAGAGAGATGACAGGCCGTAAGAGTATGTTGGAAACTTCTGAACACAAATGTGGAATTCCCCAAATTCATTCAGTACTTAAAAATGCCATTGTACTTTAAGTAAACAGTTATTATTTTATAAACAAAAAATCAGGCACCTGCAACCAATCACCACATCCCCCAAGCAACATCAGAGGGGAGCATATCACACCCATTGGACAGCACTACCCGCCCCTTTCAAATGAATGAGTTCACAGATGCCCATGACTGGCCAATGTCATTGTGATTGACAGGGGAGAGTAAGGGATTCAGGGATTGAACTTGAGATCCCCTGATGATCGGGCACTTGAGAGCCTGGATGAAGCCTGTTCAGTTTGGGAAGTGCGTGTCTCTCTCACCGAGCCAGTCATCATGTCGTACATCAGCGACCCCAGACTCCACCAGTCCACTGCCCTGTTGTGTCCTGAGCGCATCAGGATCTCTGGGGCCCTGAAACACCAGACATCATGACACGCTTAGCCCCACCCCTAAACCCAAAGACTCTCATGTTCTCTCCATCAACCCACCGATATTGATTAAAGTACAAGTACAACGGGTGACATTACTGATTAGTGTGTGAAGCAACAATCTTGGCCATTTTAGGAACATTTGAGCATCAAACATGAGCATGAATGCATTCTGCATGCAAAAACtaactcctttgttgccctctAGCACAGATTTGAGAAGACAGTTTGATAGTTTTTTGTACTTTGCACAAACATTAAAATGCCCCGCAGTTCCACAGAGTAGATTTCACAGTCTAACGCTGATTCTACACAGTGATAATCTCTTTTATTATGATTCTTTTATTGTGGCTGAATTCTATTACAATAGAATTTATGAACCACCCCATTCTCAGTACATGTAAACAAAAATTGGACGACCACCGTAAAACCATCCACTACTCACATGTACTCGATGGTGCCGCAGAATGTATGCGTGACCGTGCCATCATGGATGGACTCCTTGCACAAGCCAAAGTCCGTGAGCTTAATATGGCCTTAAGGAAGGGAAGACTACATGTCACGTGCCCGGTGTGTTACATATAAAATATAGCTATATAAAAAGATAGCTTGCGTCTGCACCCAAACATAACTCCAAGTAAGTAGACGTTTTATTCCTTAAGCTGTGATTCACTGCAGCTCCTTCCTTTAAATGAGGGATTAGCTTTAGAAGGCTGCGAAAGCTTCATGCCTTGCAGATATATCTGCAGAACTGAACAGAACGGCGTGACGACCAGGACCACACTTTATTCTTAAAATGCCAGTGAGGTTCGAATGGTCAGAAAGATCTGTAGCTTTGAGGGACCCCAAAATAATCCCAAACACAAAGTTTTAGAATATAGTTAAGCTCTGGCAACAATGAACATTGTGTTGTAGCTTTGGTATTCACATCAAAGTCGTGACGCAGCCTGCCGAGCAGGTTCTGGGCGTCGGCGTTCCGGTTTCGGCTTGACGTACCTTCATGACTGAGCATGATGTTCTCTGGCTTTAAATCTCTGTAGATGATCCCATTAGAGTGGAGGTGGCCGAGCGCCAGCGTTATCTCGCCAAGGTAGAAACTGACAACACAAAGTTCCATTACCAGACATAAGTCCGTCAGCAATGAAACGTCAAATGTCTGACCAAGCAACCCACTCGGGTCTGTCAGTTCCACAGTTCTGACACCACTGCAGGTTTCACATGATATAATGCACTGGGTTTGAATGACTTATTAATGGTTTCTAAATACAGTTTCTAATGCTACATTAATCTGTCATTTTCAGCAGAGAACACCAGACTGCTTTCTCTTCATTACACGGCTGAAGTTCCCATGGCGATTCTTACCAGGCTGTGTCTTCCATGAAGATCCCTTCTTTTTCTAGCTGCATAAACAGCTCACCACCTGCCATTTATTAAAAGGGTATTGAAAAATTATCTCATGGAGGCCAAGAAAGACTGTACCATATATTTGCTGGTTCATTATAGAAAAATACCACATGGTTAATACTAATTGACCTAATTGACATTCTTAGTAACAGACTCAGTAAATTATACAGTTACAAATCATGCATTGATTTTGCTTGTGAAAACTGTAATGGTACACAAGTCCTGCACGGAATCCTGCTGTAACACACAAGACTAATTTGTCAGTCAGAACTGAGCACCTGGGCACTGTTCAATTAACACATCACACTTcgtatgagtgaattagtctgcAAACAGTAGACCTAAGCAACATAAACGTCACCTGCTCATAAGTGTTAACAATTCAAGTGTTTACATATAGACACACatatctatatatacacacagacacacccacacacccatagCCTTACCACTTAGACACTCCAGTATGAGGTATAGTTTCCCTCCAGTCTGGAAGGCATACCACAGGTCCACAATGAAGGGGTGCCGTATAGTCTCCAAGATCTCCCGCTCCGCCCGAGTGTGTGCAGTGTCTTTTGCATTGCGCACGATTTTTGCCTAGatgtgagtgtatgttcatttgtgtgtgtgtgtgtgtgtgtgagagagagagagagagagagagagagagaagaaagaaagagagagagagggaggggccgggATGTGCGAGTGACCATGTTGGAGAGCATGtttgagagtgtgagagacagacatcAAGTTATTATCTTCATTCTTCCATTGTTtccataataataatcatagtaatcgtagtaataataatttaaaaattacTTTTTTCAATACTTTCATGGCAAATATTTTACCAGTCTGACTTCCTTGCACTTTTCGAACCTGAAAGACCTAAACAAAGAGGTTGGGAGAATTATGTTTGCACATACAGCACTTGTGCAGAAACAGCCACACACCTGCCTATACGGTCCCACACACCCGCGTGTACACACAACGCACAGTGGTTTCTCACACACCTTGCCATAGCCTCCCTTTCCCAGTACAGTGAGGAGTTCAAAGCAGTCTGGTCCCACCCTCTCACTGTCCCGATTAACACTCTCGCTGGTTAGCTCCACCTCTTCAGTTTCTGGACTGTTAAAGAGATCATTTTGAAAATAGCCATTTTCTCAAATGTACACTCCTGAGTCTTAACCGTCACAAATCAGATACATACGGCTCTGTTTCTGCCACTGTGAAGTTACAAACTTCAtcctaaaaacaaataaacgctGTCAGATATTGACTGAAGAAAAACATTGACTGATGATAAAATCAAAGGTTAGTGGTCGATCTTGATTCAGCCTTTTAATGTAACCAAACAGTCATAACCAAAGACATTAAGACATTGTGCAGTTTCTAGTTATATTCTCACCCTTTATCAACTTTCACTGCGGTACAGAATAAGTCAACACTATCAGAGCTCATGGTTACAATTACCACTCCATTTATGCTCCATTTTATGAGAATGATGTTTCAGATCGAAGTGTCTGTTTGAGTGTCTCTGACAGGAGGCCGGTAGGCGGTCGTGCTCTCTCACCTCAGTATCGCTTACATCCTCAGATTCCAGGTCGATATCAAAAACACCAGCCATCCTAAAGAAAAAAAGTTCAACGCTTAAGAGAAAAACTGAGAAATCCAACTTTCCACAGTGTCTGATCCATAAGACAATGCAGCAAGTGTGTAATTACTGGTCTGTGGCAGAGCAGAACATGGAAGCTCCCTACACTGGGCTGTCCACTGCTGGGCCGTGTTCATCAGGTCTTGACTTGGCGGTATTATGGACACACAGGCTAAATTAAACTGTGCTGGACGTGTGAGAAAATGCAGTGACGAGAAGTCTCGTCTGAATACGCGAGTGCAGTTACAATCGCGAACTGCCACAGATCGGCTGCTTGTTCTTCCAGCACAGTATCGGTTTATGAGTTTATGAGTCATTCTTGAATTTGGGAGGAGATAACCTAGGGGAGCTGGGAATTCTGGAAAAGTTACATAGGAAGGAATAAGAAGAACTACAGTGACAAATACTTGTGACTCTCAGGCTACTTATAGAGCCAGTCTCTAAACTGAGTGGGCTGATTCACATTTTTGTGCTACAAACTAGCTCTCAAGTTTATCCAGTTGcaaacctccacacccacaagcTCAGTTAATGAGATGTCAGTCATCTGAGAGGCAGGACATTCTGAATCACTGGAAATTAAACTAACCACAAATACAATCATTACCTCACCTCACTACAAGGCAATTGACATTTCAGTTTCAAAAGAGTGCAGTGTGTCAACCAGCTACAGCAGAGTTTAAATGGGACATCAAATTGTAGATTTAAGAGCAGCTTTGTTTTATATGAAAGTCGTAGCAACAAATGGTAAAATATTGGTGCCCCACCACTGTGCAGCAATTCTAGGAAAAAGCACAGAGTCATATGTTTAGAAAACAAAGCAGTGTATCCACTACAATGCTTACTGATCAGGGCATTGTCATTGacacaagtctgtactgaatgctaAAGCAAAAAGCAGCTGAGTATTTTTCTGTGTAGACTACTTTGTTTAACCTATTTAAGCTTAGACATTGAAAAGCAAGCTCTATAGGGgtataacttatatatatatataaagcctCTGTTACACAAAATATGTCTTTTTAATCGTGTGAAAGGTCTTCGCGAGGTCTTTTATGACTGACGCCCAGAGGGTCGGTGTCGACTTTCAGCTTGTTCGTGCTGATATgtccactacactacagttaTGTTCACTACACTACAGATATGTTCACTACACTACAGATATGTTCACTACACTACAGATGGCACATCTGCTCCGTGAAGATATGGAGTAAAGGCCGCGATATGCAACACGCACAACAGTGTGTATCGAGTAGAAGTCCTTCGGGGCTCTATAATTGCAAAACAGCCTGTTTCTCGTCCATGTGTAGTACGTTGTAGTCTTAGttatatatgttgtgtgtgtgtttattttaactttgtataggCTACGTTATTCACCGAGACTGATGAGCtgtgtaaaagaaaaaaacgtcTAGGTGAATGTGGTTTGCAGAATACTCTTTCTAAGAGGACACAAAGCTGGGCTTTTACTTAAGCCAACTATATATATTAACAACAAGTTAATTAAACATAATCTATGATTACGAATATTTTTAAGCTAATCGTTATACAGCTAGATGTCCGACCAATTTAACGAACGTATACATACTTGTAAGTTATTTCTCAGGTTTTTAACATTCATTGCCCGACCAGTGTCACCCGAACCAGGCCAATAACTGAAATGACCGACGGACCGTGAACTGAACTTTGTGAACATCTCTTATCTAGGACGTCATTTTTCATACATTTTACCAAAGTTAGCAAGCTTGCTAACAGTATGTTCTGGCTATCATAATGTTACAAAATCATGCACTAGGTTTATCGTGACAAAATGAAAGGGAAACATGGAGAATCCTGCAAATTAAGCGTTGTTAGTGTGTGAAACACAGAGTGAGTGAGCGGGTGTGTTGGGCTGACCAGCCTCATACTGACACCCAGCACACCCGTCAAACCAGCGAACTCACGTCCAATCTGACAGTTTACCTGGCGCTATCCTCAACCGCGTCCCAAACTCACTTCTTGGTTCCACAGTTTAACGTAGTCTTCCTTGTAAATGTTAATGCTATATTATCTTATCAGTAAAGCATCAGTAAAGCCGCAACGCCCGCTTGTACATCGTTTCTGAGCTGAAAATATTGCTGCGGCACTGTTGACACGGCGAGACGTCATCGGTGTGCGACGTAATCGGTGTGCGACGTCAGCGCGTCGCTTAACGTGAGCGCGGTGAAGTTGGGCTCAGCGCTCTGCATTCGCCATTCACGAAAGACATAGTTATGTATATATGATCGacaactagttttttttttacattgccATTGCATTATTTGAATATTATCACAACACTTTTCTTGAAAATGAATAGCAGTCAAATGCACATGGTGTCTAACGTGTCCAAAACCCACAGTTGTAGAAGAATGAACAGATAACCGTATGAGTATTTTACATCTCTGAATACGAGGGGAAACCATATCGCAAAATTGCTTCTTTTCACTGAAAAGTACAAGTGGCTTAATTATGGTTAATGTATATAGTAAACACTCATCCATATAGGTACATATTGTAGCGTGTCGGCGGGAGTGAGAATACCAGACAGGTTTTGTTTGTTCATCCTAACTCTTTATTGACTGCTTTACTGAACAGAAGGGAAAAAGTCACACATTCACTCAACGTTTTTGATGCGCCCTTTTACATAAACCGTTCAAACCAGGTCATTACGCTTCCAACATAACATAAACACGGTGAGCCTAACAGTGCTAAAATAAACAGGAGTAACTGTACGGAACAGACACGTATGACTAAAACACATAATAAAAACCACATAATAAC containing:
- the LOC143521884 gene encoding ribosomal protein S6 kinase beta-2-like isoform X1, which translates into the protein MFCSATDQMAGVFDIDLESEDVSDTEDEVCNFTVAETEPPETEEVELTSESVNRDSERVGPDCFELLTVLGKGGYGKVFQVRKVQGSQTGKIFAMKVLKKAKIVRNAKDTAHTRAEREILETIRHPFIVDLWYAFQTGGKLYLILECLSGGELFMQLEKEGIFMEDTACFYLGEITLALGHLHSNGIIYRDLKPENIMLSHEGHIKLTDFGLCKESIHDGTVTHTFCGTIEYMAPEILMRSGHNRAVDWWSLGSLMYDMMTGSPPFTAENRKKTIDKILKCKLSLPPYLTPDARDMIKKLLKKNPSQRLGSGKADCSDIQKHPFFRHIGWDDLLNKRLEPPYRPPLHSEEDVSQFDSRFTRQTPVDSPDDVTLSGSADHAFAGFTYVAPSVLESLKEGFSLEPRSRPIRRHNSSPRTPISPPKFSLTDPFKNSVDKDEEPPVQKLPLPLENCATQPIRTPGRNKKQKGHRK
- the LOC143521884 gene encoding ribosomal protein S6 kinase beta-2-like isoform X2 produces the protein MAGVFDIDLESEDVSDTEDEVCNFTVAETEPPETEEVELTSESVNRDSERVGPDCFELLTVLGKGGYGKVFQVRKVQGSQTGKIFAMKVLKKAKIVRNAKDTAHTRAEREILETIRHPFIVDLWYAFQTGGKLYLILECLSGGELFMQLEKEGIFMEDTACFYLGEITLALGHLHSNGIIYRDLKPENIMLSHEGHIKLTDFGLCKESIHDGTVTHTFCGTIEYMAPEILMRSGHNRAVDWWSLGSLMYDMMTGSPPFTAENRKKTIDKILKCKLSLPPYLTPDARDMIKKLLKKNPSQRLGSGKADCSDIQKHPFFRHIGWDDLLNKRLEPPYRPPLHSEEDVSQFDSRFTRQTPVDSPDDVTLSGSADHAFAGFTYVAPSVLESLKEGFSLEPRSRPIRRHNSSPRTPISPPKFSLTDPFKNSVDKDEEPPVQKLPLPLENCATQPIRTPGRNKKQKGHRK